tctctctataactctatcaaataaatgaaataactttttaaaaaggctctAAGAAGAAAGACTGAAAAACAAGACAGGAGGCAGAAGGAGAAGGAAACGACGGagcaaaaggaaagagagggaagcCTTCAAACGGGAAAGGACGTCTTAAAACTGGGAGACTTCGGGAAAATTCTGTAACTGAGTTTGTGGGTGAAGAGTGGTAAAGTTAGCAATGGATGGTTCTTAAAACGTGGTCCTCGGGGCAGCAGCATCAAGCGCCCCTGAAAACTGGTGGGCTCTGTGTGAACTCTACCCAGACTGCTGCATATGGAGGGGAGACTCGGCAATCCATGCTTCCTCAAGCTCTCGAAGAAACCCTGAAGCGTGCTTCAACTCAAGAACTACTCGCTACAATTTGAGGCAAGAAGGAAACAAGCCCATGAGTAAGGCTCTCACCTCTCTCCTGTGGCGTGCTCGAGGAAGCCTGACCATGCTTGTGTCCTTCTTTCTGCAGGCAGGAGATGCGTCTCTCCTCAGGCGTTCCCGTGGACGGTGGCTATCAGTGCCATTCTACTTCTCAGTGCCTGCTTTATCACCAGATGCGTGGGTGGGTGCTAATGGTCCAATTCAATATGATTCTCTCTGATTGCATATTGATAGGAAACGCCTCTTTGCTTCCTGGAGGTTCTCTACTCCCATGCACAGGCTTCCTGTCTCACTACCGATGTCACAGCTAGTGTGGAGCTGTTCGTAAGTTTCTATGACCTTCGTTGTGCTTCACACATTTTGAGCCCTCCTCTCTGTACCATTCCTATTGCTAGTGTGAACTTCTATCAGACCTGAATTCACTGGTGAGCATCAGAAATGCAATCAAGTACATGCAGAAAAGAAGAATAACAAGGATAGGTGTGGCCGAAGGGGCACATCTatctttgttttctcttaaataaatccaATCCTTTGGAAATCAGGAAAGCTGatttataaatctgaatttcctcctctttctttgaGAAGTTGCGCCCCCAGTATCTGTGCACTTGAGGTCAAACAATAGCAGAATAGCTATTGATACTTTATGAATATTAATATGAAAGTGAGCAGATTTGTTGTTTTCGTAAGACACGAATCCTAAGCGCTTCCTCTGTTCCTTTCCTTACAGTGACCTATCGTATCTTCCAAACCTGCGACAGGACAAGGTCCCAGCTGGATGACCGTATCACAGAGCTCTCCTGCTACAACGACGGATTAGGTAACCTAGTCCTCACGGCTGAACATCGGCATTTACTATCAACATTTCCTGGTCTCTCCCACGGCCTCAGAACAAGGGAAACAGTTGGGTTATAGCTtagttttcaaaagcaaaatgtgTAATACTTCCTATGCTGCATGTGAATGGGAGGAGTTGGGAAAAGCTCAGGATTAGAACTTCGGCCATGGAATGCTGAAGACATTAAACTTTCAGAATCAAACTGAGATGTGTATCTGTACATTAAGCCTAAAAATAGAAGGTCGTATCGCCAGGAGTATACTTAAAAAAAGGATCACCTGCTTCCAAAGTGAGGTGAAGGCGCAAAAAACCCATGGTGTGAGGACTCTGGAAAGGCTACAAAGGCTGAACTCCCTCCCTCCAAGGGATGCAGCTCGCCTCTACCCCCCGCGGATCTGCTTGACAGTACTTTGCTTAGGTAGCTGAAGAGATAGCTACTTGTAGGTCAGCTAAATAAAACACATAACTCTCTCAGACCCCGAACCCTACAAACAGGATCCCATAACAATAGTATGACCAAAGCAGATTGCAGATATGGCTGTATTTATTAATGCTGACACCCAGGCAATGAGGATTATGTTGAAAATCCAAGAAAATTGTTTACCGATGTTACATCAGCGTAAGGTCTTAGATAGTAGTAAGATGTGGAGTGTGAACATGAACTTCCAAGGGGCCTGTCTGGAGAGGACAGGCTGCAGGGGGCCAGATGAAACTGCATCTTTCTCGTTCGGTTGACCTGGGTCACTCACTGAACCTTCCCTCCTCCTAGGCTCAGTCAAGAGTTGCTGTCCCTTGAACTGGAAATACTTTCAGTCCAGCTGCTACTTCTTTTCTACTGACACCCTGCCCTGGACAGCAAGTTTAAAAAGCTGTGCGAATGTGGGAGCCCATCTGGTGATTATCAACACCCTGGAAGAGCAGGTAGCTGGAGTCCAGGCGCGCCCCCTTCCACCCCCGCCCAGTGTTAGGGTAACACCCATCATCACTCTCTCCATGCACCCAGGAAGCTTTGGTCTTTCAGTGGCTACTTGCACGAGGACTGCCCTGAAGGGCTTGCTGTCCCTGCTATTTCTGGAAGCCATCACCTTCACTCACTATTTTTCATTACTGGAAAAACTTAACAAGAACTTCCATGAGAAATTCCTTCATTAATTGAAGAAGTTAGgcagaagaggggaaaaaaaggttgcATGTCCATTTTAGTAAGATTGCTGTGTTTACAAACGTGTATGAAATAGGACAGGCAAGAATGGGCATTATCTCTAAGCTGTAATGAGCAACATTTTGTGTGATTTGCTACAATATTTGGCTTTCTCTAACCTTAGACAAATTTTTAATGAATCGTCAAGAAGTTCCTTCTCTGGGAAAGGTTAATTTTTTTGTTGATCTGATTTTATATTAAGTGCATTTTACCAATAGGAGAAAAATTAAGACATAATCATCAATGATCAAAATCACCCCAGGTACACTTAGCCATCATTTAAGACTCATGACTTCTGACAGTTTCTTTCAGAATTATACTGCTTGATCTCTTATCTTACCATTTTGTCACTTCCGTAGGAATTCCTTTTCCACACAAAACCCCCAAAGAAAGAGTTTTATATTGGACTGACGGACCAGGTGGTGGAGGGGCAGTGGAAATGGGTAGATGACACGCCTCTCGCCCAGTCTCTGAGGTAATTTCCTTCCTTGAAAAGAATTTTCCTGCTGCTCCATATCCTAACTTTGATCAGTGTGGAGGGGGAGTCTCAGAGTTTGCTCCTGCTACATGAGACGGGTTCGAGCCCATCCTCGGTGGAACCAAGTGCAGGAATGGACtgtaaaagagagaaaagggaaaggccactctctccttctcccacatCCTGCGGCTGTG
Above is a window of Ochotona princeps isolate mOchPri1 chromosome 27, mOchPri1.hap1, whole genome shotgun sequence DNA encoding:
- the CLEC4E gene encoding C-type lectin domain family 4 member E, which codes for MDSSTLSVSQCTGRRCVSPQAFPWTVAISAILLLSACFITRCVVTYRIFQTCDRTRSQLDDRITELSCYNDGLGSVKSCCPLNWKYFQSSCYFFSTDTLPWTASLKSCANVGAHLVIINTLEEQEFLFHTKPPKKEFYIGLTDQVVEGQWKWVDDTPLAQSLSFWDVGEPNNIVTLEDCATIRDSTNPKKNWNDVSCFFNMFRICEMPEINNLSKANL